A stretch of the Panicum virgatum strain AP13 chromosome 9N, P.virgatum_v5, whole genome shotgun sequence genome encodes the following:
- the LOC120689969 gene encoding cytochrome b5 domain-containing protein RLF-like isoform X1, giving the protein MACQAGFRQINFRVYLECCSQGSEMADGDSSDFTFCRVSSEENDGQLGSPKAIPVASMLLEDVHGDSAKTAKKDGLKANDSDKDRSGNSASVSIQDSNMKEPITQTSGGAESNVSSQAKPSSKKPAVRKKVPFEKGYSQMDWLKLTRTHPDLAGLKGQSNRRLISLEEVKQHKTGDCIWTVLKGRVYNIAPYMKFHPGGVDMLMKAAGKDCTALFSILLLLFFCIVAENILLLVVDSHCNTILLMQIGVLPKGME; this is encoded by the exons atggcatgccaagcaggtttccgacaaattaaTTTCAG GGTATATTTGGAGTGTTGTTCGCAAGGCTCTGAGATGGCTGATGGCGATTCATCTGACTTCACCTTCTGCAGG GTTAGTTCTGAAGAAAATGACGGACAGTTAGGATCTCCTAAAGCCATTCCTGTGGCAAGTATGTTGCTCGAGGATGTTCATGGTGATAGTGCAAAAACTGCAAAGAAAGATGGCTTGAAAGCCAATGACTCAGATAAAGATAGGTCTGGTAACAGTGCTAGTGTATCAATACAAGACAGCAACATGAAAGAACCAATTACACAAACAAGTGGTGGAGCAGAATCAAATGTGTCGTCACAGGCAAAACCTTCATCGAAGAAACCTGCAGTACGGAAAAAGGTTCCTTTCGAGAAGGGCTATAGCCAAATGGATTGGCTAAAGCTGACACGAACACATCCTGATCTAGCTG GGCTCAAGGGGCAGTCAAATCGAAGGTTAATTTCTTTGGAAGAAGTTAAGCAGCATAAAACTGGAGATTGCATTTGGACAGTTCTCAAAGGCCGTGTTTATAATATCGCTCCATACATGAAATTTCATCCTGGAG GAGTTGATATGCTTATGAAAGCTGCTGGAAAGGACTGCACTGCTTTGTTCAGTATCCTTCTATTATTGTTTTTTTGCATTGTTGCTGAAAATATCTTGTTGCTTGTTGTGGACTCACACTGCAACACAATTCTTCTCATGCAAATTGGTGTGTTACCAAAAGGCATGGAATAG
- the LOC120689969 gene encoding cytochrome b5 domain-containing protein RLF-like isoform X2: MADGDSSDFTFCRVSSEENDGQLGSPKAIPVASMLLEDVHGDSAKTAKKDGLKANDSDKDRSGNSASVSIQDSNMKEPITQTSGGAESNVSSQAKPSSKKPAVRKKVPFEKGYSQMDWLKLTRTHPDLAGLKGQSNRRLISLEEVKQHKTGDCIWTVLKGRVYNIAPYMKFHPGGVDMLMKAAGKDCTALFNKYHAWVNAEFLLEKCLVGFLDPNE; encoded by the exons ATGGCTGATGGCGATTCATCTGACTTCACCTTCTGCAGG GTTAGTTCTGAAGAAAATGACGGACAGTTAGGATCTCCTAAAGCCATTCCTGTGGCAAGTATGTTGCTCGAGGATGTTCATGGTGATAGTGCAAAAACTGCAAAGAAAGATGGCTTGAAAGCCAATGACTCAGATAAAGATAGGTCTGGTAACAGTGCTAGTGTATCAATACAAGACAGCAACATGAAAGAACCAATTACACAAACAAGTGGTGGAGCAGAATCAAATGTGTCGTCACAGGCAAAACCTTCATCGAAGAAACCTGCAGTACGGAAAAAGGTTCCTTTCGAGAAGGGCTATAGCCAAATGGATTGGCTAAAGCTGACACGAACACATCCTGATCTAGCTG GGCTCAAGGGGCAGTCAAATCGAAGGTTAATTTCTTTGGAAGAAGTTAAGCAGCATAAAACTGGAGATTGCATTTGGACAGTTCTCAAAGGCCGTGTTTATAATATCGCTCCATACATGAAATTTCATCCTGGAG GAGTTGATATGCTTATGAAAGCTGCTGGAAAGGACTGCACTGCTTTGTTCA ATAAATACCATGCTTGGGTAAATGCAGAGTTCCTTTTGGAGAAGTGCCTTGTCGGGTTCCTTGATCCCAACGAGTAG
- the LOC120689969 gene encoding cytochrome b5 domain-containing protein RLF-like isoform X3 → MADGDSSDFTFCRVSSEENDGQLGSPKAIPVASMLLEDVHGDSAKTAKKDGLKANDSDKDRSGNSASVSIQDSNMKEPITQTSGGAESNVSSQAKPSSKKPAVRKKVPFEKGYSQMDWLKLTRTHPDLAGLKGQSNRRLISLEEVKQHKTGDCIWTVLKGRVYNIAPYMKFHPGGVDMLMKAAGKDCTALFSILLLLFFCIVAENILLLVVDSHCNTILLMQIGVLPKGME, encoded by the exons ATGGCTGATGGCGATTCATCTGACTTCACCTTCTGCAGG GTTAGTTCTGAAGAAAATGACGGACAGTTAGGATCTCCTAAAGCCATTCCTGTGGCAAGTATGTTGCTCGAGGATGTTCATGGTGATAGTGCAAAAACTGCAAAGAAAGATGGCTTGAAAGCCAATGACTCAGATAAAGATAGGTCTGGTAACAGTGCTAGTGTATCAATACAAGACAGCAACATGAAAGAACCAATTACACAAACAAGTGGTGGAGCAGAATCAAATGTGTCGTCACAGGCAAAACCTTCATCGAAGAAACCTGCAGTACGGAAAAAGGTTCCTTTCGAGAAGGGCTATAGCCAAATGGATTGGCTAAAGCTGACACGAACACATCCTGATCTAGCTG GGCTCAAGGGGCAGTCAAATCGAAGGTTAATTTCTTTGGAAGAAGTTAAGCAGCATAAAACTGGAGATTGCATTTGGACAGTTCTCAAAGGCCGTGTTTATAATATCGCTCCATACATGAAATTTCATCCTGGAG GAGTTGATATGCTTATGAAAGCTGCTGGAAAGGACTGCACTGCTTTGTTCAGTATCCTTCTATTATTGTTTTTTTGCATTGTTGCTGAAAATATCTTGTTGCTTGTTGTGGACTCACACTGCAACACAATTCTTCTCATGCAAATTGGTGTGTTACCAAAAGGCATGGAATAG
- the LOC120689970 gene encoding CASP-like protein 5C1 isoform X3 — MENGDGSVAGAGAAGSAGSLGLRVGQAVFSSASLLFMSVGVEFFSYTAFCFLITIMGLVIPWSCTLAMIDVYSVLVGCPLRVPGVMVIVVVGDWVLSILSFAAACSSAAVIDLLLQFHGSQCSPRFCGRYQLSAMMAFLSWFLTAASAIFNF; from the exons ATGGAGAACGGAGACGGGTCggtggcgggcgcgggcgccgccggcagCGCCGGCAGCCTCGGCCTCCGCGTCGGGCAGGCAGTCTTCTCGTCGGCGTCCCTGCTGTTCATGTCTGTCGGCGTCGAGTTCTTCAGCTACACCGCCTTCTG CTTCCTGATCACGATCATGGGCCTGGTCATCCCCTGGAGCTGCACGCTGGCCATGATCGACGTGTACTCCGTCTTGGTGGGATGCCCTCTCCGCGTGCCGGGCGTCATGGTCATCGTCGTGGTGGGAGACTGG GTCCTGTCGATCCTGTCGTTCGCAGCCGCCTGCTCGAGCGCCGCGGTGATCGACCTCCTCCTCCAGTTCCACGGATCCCAGTGCTCGCCGAGGTTCTGCGGGAGGTACCAGCTGTCCGCCATGATGGCGTTCTTGTCCTGGTTCCTCACGGCGGCTTCGGCGATCTTCAACTTCTG A
- the LOC120689970 gene encoding CASP-like protein 5C1 isoform X1, which produces MENGDGSVAGAGAAGSAGSLGLRVGQAVFSSASLLFMSVGVEFFSYTAFCFLITIMGLVIPWSCTLAMIDVYSVLVGCPLRVPGVMVIVVVGDWVLSILSFAAACSSAAVIDLLLQFHGSQCSPRFCGRYQLSAMMAFLSWFLTAASAIFNFWFVASL; this is translated from the exons ATGGAGAACGGAGACGGGTCggtggcgggcgcgggcgccgccggcagCGCCGGCAGCCTCGGCCTCCGCGTCGGGCAGGCAGTCTTCTCGTCGGCGTCCCTGCTGTTCATGTCTGTCGGCGTCGAGTTCTTCAGCTACACCGCCTTCTG CTTCCTGATCACGATCATGGGCCTGGTCATCCCCTGGAGCTGCACGCTGGCCATGATCGACGTGTACTCCGTCTTGGTGGGATGCCCTCTCCGCGTGCCGGGCGTCATGGTCATCGTCGTGGTGGGAGACTGG GTCCTGTCGATCCTGTCGTTCGCAGCCGCCTGCTCGAGCGCCGCGGTGATCGACCTCCTCCTCCAGTTCCACGGATCCCAGTGCTCGCCGAGGTTCTGCGGGAGGTACCAGCTGTCCGCCATGATGGCGTTCTTGTCCTGGTTCCTCACGGCGGCTTCGGCGATCTTCAACTTCTGGTTCGTCGCCTCCCTGTGA
- the LOC120689970 gene encoding CASP-like protein 5C1 isoform X2, with amino-acid sequence MENGDGSVAGAGAAGSAGSLGLRVGQAVFSSASLLFMSVGVEFFSYTAFCFLITIMGLVIPWSCTLAMIDVYSVLVGCPLRVPGVMVIVVVGDWVLSILSFAAACSSAAVIDLLLQFHGSQCSPRFCGRYQLSAMMAFLSWFLTAASAIFNFWLCE; translated from the exons ATGGAGAACGGAGACGGGTCggtggcgggcgcgggcgccgccggcagCGCCGGCAGCCTCGGCCTCCGCGTCGGGCAGGCAGTCTTCTCGTCGGCGTCCCTGCTGTTCATGTCTGTCGGCGTCGAGTTCTTCAGCTACACCGCCTTCTG CTTCCTGATCACGATCATGGGCCTGGTCATCCCCTGGAGCTGCACGCTGGCCATGATCGACGTGTACTCCGTCTTGGTGGGATGCCCTCTCCGCGTGCCGGGCGTCATGGTCATCGTCGTGGTGGGAGACTGG GTCCTGTCGATCCTGTCGTTCGCAGCCGCCTGCTCGAGCGCCGCGGTGATCGACCTCCTCCTCCAGTTCCACGGATCCCAGTGCTCGCCGAGGTTCTGCGGGAGGTACCAGCTGTCCGCCATGATGGCGTTCTTGTCCTGGTTCCTCACGGCGGCTTCGGCGATCTTCAACTTCTG
- the LOC120689972 gene encoding cold-regulated 413 plasma membrane protein 1-like — translation MAKGFASYLAMKTGPEAGDASAAAKALIDADLREIGVAARKLANHAFVLGGGLGFGTSFLKWLAFLAAVYLLILDRTNWKTNMMTALLVPYVFFTLPHVLFSLIRGEVGKWIAIVAVILRLFFPRHFPDWLELPGAIILLTVVAPSLFADTFRGDLVGIFICLAIGCYLLSEHIKASGGFRNAFRKGNGVSNSIGILLLFIYPVWALVLNFL, via the exons ATGGCGAAGGGGTTCGCGTCGTACCTGGCGATGAAGACGGGCCCGGAGGCCGGggacgcgtcggcggcggcgaaggcgctcATCGACGCCGACCTGCGGGAGATCGGCGTCGCCGCGCGGAAGCTCGCCAACCACGCCTtcgtcctcggcggcgggctcggCTTCGGCACCTCCTTCCTCAAGTGGCTCGCCTTCCTCGCCGCAGT GTACCTCTTGATATTGGACCGCACAAACTGGAAGACCAACATGATGACGGCCCTCTTGGTTCCCTACGTGTTCTTCACACTACCTCATGTTCTGTTTTCTCTGATAAG AGGAGAGGTTGGAAAATGGATTGCAATTGTTGCAGTTATTCTGCGGCTCTTCTTCCCACGCCACTTCCCAG ATTGGTTAGAGCTGCCTGGTGCCATCATCCTGCTCACAGTTGTCGCCCCCAGCCTCTTTGCGGACACCTTCAGGGGTGACCTGGTCGGCATCTTCATATGCCTCGCGATCGGATGCTACCTGCTTTCAGAACACATCAAGGCATCGGGTGGGTTCAGGAACGCCTTCAGGAAGGGCAATGGCGTGTCGAACAGCATTGGCATCCTCCTGCTCTTCATCTACCCAGTTTGGGCCCTGGTGCTGAACTTCCTGTAG